One segment of Natronosalvus halobius DNA contains the following:
- the rpsB gene encoding 30S ribosomal protein S2: MTEDNAQQDGLDAAEAEIDEEPAEGAGPAAESADEDVEPVDEQDAEAGDAAAADEQEEEESAGPTLDDDVMSDEEADLLIPVEDYLGAGVHIGTQQKTQDMERFIHRVRTDGLYVLDVSKTDGRIRTAADFLANYAPEQILVTSSRQYGRFPAEKFAEAVGARARTGRFIPGTLTNPKYDGYIEPDVVVVTDPIGDAQAVKEAITVGIPVIAMCDSNNQTSNVDLVVPTNNKGRKALSVVYWLLANETLDRRGAEPSYALEDFESLV; the protein is encoded by the coding sequence ATGACTGAGGACAACGCACAACAGGACGGACTCGACGCCGCCGAGGCGGAGATCGACGAGGAGCCAGCCGAAGGGGCCGGCCCCGCCGCCGAATCCGCCGACGAGGACGTCGAGCCAGTAGACGAACAGGACGCCGAGGCCGGCGATGCGGCGGCCGCGGACGAACAGGAAGAAGAGGAATCAGCTGGACCCACGCTCGACGACGACGTCATGAGCGACGAGGAGGCCGACCTCCTCATCCCCGTCGAGGATTACCTCGGCGCCGGGGTCCACATCGGGACCCAGCAAAAGACCCAGGACATGGAGCGGTTCATCCACCGTGTCCGGACCGACGGGCTCTACGTGCTGGACGTCTCGAAGACCGACGGCCGCATCCGCACGGCCGCGGACTTCCTCGCGAACTACGCGCCCGAACAGATTCTGGTGACCTCGAGTCGCCAGTACGGTCGCTTCCCCGCCGAGAAGTTCGCCGAGGCCGTGGGTGCGCGCGCCCGCACCGGGCGGTTCATCCCAGGGACGCTGACCAACCCCAAGTACGACGGCTACATCGAGCCGGACGTCGTGGTCGTCACCGACCCTATCGGCGACGCCCAGGCCGTCAAGGAGGCCATCACGGTGGGCATTCCGGTCATCGCGATGTGTGACTCGAACAACCAGACGAGCAACGTCGACCTCGTCGTCCCGACGAACAACAAGGGGCGCAAGGCGCTGTCGGTTGTGTACTGGCTGCTGGCCAACGAGACCCTCGACCGCCGCGGCGCAGAGCCCAGCTACGCGCTCGAGGACTTCGAGAGCCTGGTGTAA
- the eno gene encoding phosphopyruvate hydratase, which produces MTRITDVRLREVLDSRGNPTVEADVLTESGGFGRAAAPSGASTGEYEAIERPAGEAIAAARETAVPRLVGEAFAGNQREVDGILRAADGTDDFSEIGANSAVAISMAAAKAGADVLGAPLFQHLGGTFRGDNFPVPLGNVVGGGEHAADATDIQEFLSAPVGAPSVAEAVFANAAVHAEVSELLHERDAPAGKGDEGAWAPSIDDAEAFDIVDEAVSTIQDEVGFEIRFGLDVAAAELYDADAGVYEYSDTTRDTDEQIAYVADLVDEHDLVYVEDPLDENDYEGFAKLTEEVGDRTLVCGDDLFVTNTERLAEGIEQGAANSILIKPNQIGTLTDAFDAIELARANGYESIVSHRSGETEDTTIAHLAVATDVPFIKTGAVGGERTAKLNELIRIADDAT; this is translated from the coding sequence ATGACGCGCATCACCGACGTTCGGCTCCGGGAAGTGCTTGACTCGCGGGGGAACCCGACTGTCGAGGCCGACGTCCTCACCGAGAGTGGCGGATTCGGCCGGGCCGCGGCCCCTTCGGGAGCCAGCACGGGCGAGTACGAAGCGATCGAGCGGCCGGCCGGCGAGGCCATCGCCGCCGCCCGCGAAACCGCCGTCCCGCGCCTCGTCGGTGAAGCCTTCGCCGGCAATCAGCGCGAGGTCGACGGCATCCTTCGGGCGGCCGACGGCACCGACGACTTCTCGGAAATCGGCGCCAACAGCGCGGTCGCCATCTCGATGGCCGCCGCCAAAGCGGGCGCCGACGTACTCGGTGCGCCGCTGTTTCAGCATCTGGGCGGTACCTTCCGCGGCGACAACTTCCCGGTACCGCTCGGGAACGTCGTCGGCGGTGGCGAACACGCCGCCGACGCGACCGACATCCAGGAGTTCCTCTCGGCACCGGTCGGCGCCCCGAGCGTCGCCGAGGCCGTCTTCGCGAACGCGGCGGTCCACGCCGAAGTCTCGGAACTGCTCCACGAGCGCGACGCCCCCGCCGGCAAGGGCGACGAGGGCGCGTGGGCCCCGTCGATCGACGACGCCGAGGCCTTCGACATCGTCGACGAGGCGGTCTCGACCATCCAGGACGAGGTCGGCTTCGAGATCCGGTTCGGCCTGGACGTGGCCGCTGCCGAACTGTACGACGCCGACGCCGGCGTCTACGAGTACAGTGACACGACTCGAGACACCGACGAACAGATCGCCTACGTCGCCGACCTGGTCGATGAGCACGATCTGGTCTACGTCGAGGACCCGCTCGACGAGAACGACTACGAGGGCTTCGCGAAACTCACCGAGGAGGTGGGTGACCGGACGCTCGTCTGTGGCGACGACCTGTTCGTCACCAACACCGAGCGACTGGCCGAGGGGATCGAACAGGGTGCGGCAAACAGCATCCTGATCAAGCCTAACCAGATCGGGACGCTCACCGACGCCTTCGATGCGATCGAACTCGCCCGCGCGAACGGCTACGAGTCGATCGTCTCCCACCGGTCGGGCGAGACCGAGGATACGACCATCGCACACCTCGCCGTGGCGACGGACGTCCCGTTCATCAAGACGGGCGCCGTCGGCGGCGAGCGAACCGCCAAACTCAACGAACTCATCCGAATTGCAGACGATGCGACATGA
- a CDS encoding DNA-directed RNA polymerase subunit K: MMQQRHNRYEKARILGARALQVSYGAPVLIDTDQSEPILIAAEEYDAGVLPFTVHRGGK, encoded by the coding sequence ATGATGCAACAACGCCACAACCGATACGAGAAAGCACGCATCCTAGGCGCTCGAGCGCTGCAGGTGTCCTACGGGGCGCCGGTGCTCATCGACACCGATCAGTCCGAACCGATCCTGATCGCGGCCGAGGAGTATGACGCCGGCGTCCTGCCGTTCACCGTCCATCGAGGAGGAAAATGA
- a CDS encoding DNA-directed RNA polymerase subunit N has protein sequence MMVPVRCFTCGNVVGEHWEAFDERANEGDEDPQEVLDDLGVDRFCCRRMLVSHTDLVDVVSPYQ, from the coding sequence ATGATGGTACCGGTCCGGTGTTTCACGTGCGGTAACGTCGTCGGCGAACACTGGGAAGCGTTCGACGAGCGGGCAAACGAGGGCGATGAGGACCCACAGGAGGTCCTCGACGACCTTGGCGTCGATCGCTTCTGTTGCCGACGCATGCTCGTCAGTCACACCGACCTCGTCGACGTCGTCTCACCCTACCAATGA
- a CDS encoding 30S ribosomal protein S9: protein MVTNTSGKKKTAVARATVREGEGRVRINSQPVELVEPEMSRLKMLEPFRIAGDDLRDGIDVEVHVEGGGVSGQANAVRTAIARGIVQHTNDAELRDAYMEFDRSLLVNDVRQSEPKKWGGPGARARYQKSYR, encoded by the coding sequence ATGGTAACGAACACGAGTGGAAAGAAGAAGACGGCCGTCGCCCGCGCCACGGTGCGCGAGGGCGAGGGTCGCGTCCGAATCAACTCCCAGCCGGTCGAACTGGTCGAACCCGAGATGTCTCGACTGAAGATGCTCGAGCCGTTCCGCATCGCGGGCGACGACCTCCGCGACGGCATCGACGTCGAGGTTCACGTCGAGGGTGGCGGCGTCAGCGGACAGGCCAACGCCGTCCGTACCGCCATCGCTCGCGGCATCGTCCAGCACACCAACGACGCCGAACTCCGCGACGCGTACATGGAGTTCGACCGCTCGCTGCTGGTTAACGACGTTCGACAGTCCGAACCCAAGAAGTGGGGCGGCCCCGGCGCACGGGCTCGCTACCAGAAGTCCTACCGCTAA
- a CDS encoding 50S ribosomal protein L13, translating to MSVAEYDADVVVDARDCILGRVASEVAQRALDGERVAIVNAEDTVITGGKNDVFETYRTRREVGSDNGPYYPRRPDAILKRAVRGMLPAKKTRGREALSNVRVYVGNPYEGDDDYEAEVLEGTSLDRLSNIRFVHLHEVSEQLGANVTW from the coding sequence ATGAGCGTCGCCGAATACGACGCTGACGTCGTCGTCGACGCCCGCGACTGCATCCTCGGCCGCGTGGCCAGCGAAGTCGCCCAGCGCGCCCTGGACGGCGAACGCGTCGCCATCGTCAACGCCGAAGACACCGTGATCACCGGCGGCAAGAACGACGTCTTCGAAACCTATCGGACGCGCCGGGAGGTCGGCTCCGACAACGGGCCGTACTACCCACGCCGTCCGGACGCCATTCTGAAGCGCGCCGTTCGCGGCATGCTTCCCGCGAAGAAGACTCGCGGTCGCGAGGCGCTCTCGAACGTCCGCGTCTACGTCGGCAACCCCTACGAGGGCGACGACGACTACGAGGCCGAGGTCCTGGAGGGCACGTCGCTGGACCGACTCTCGAACATCCGCTTCGTCCACCTGCACGAAGTCTCCGAACAGTTAGGTGCTAACGTCACATGGTAA
- a CDS encoding 50S ribosomal protein L18e: MSTKTNPRLTDLIAELKSTSRQRDAAVWRDIADRLEKPRRNHAEVNLGRIERYAREEETVVVPGKVLGSGALQKNVTVAAVDFSSSAETKIEQVGQSVSLEQLLEENPDGSNVRVIA, translated from the coding sequence ATGAGTACAAAGACCAATCCGCGACTCACCGATCTCATCGCCGAGTTGAAGTCGACGTCCCGACAGCGGGACGCGGCCGTCTGGCGAGACATCGCGGACCGTCTCGAGAAGCCCCGCCGCAACCACGCGGAAGTCAACCTGGGGCGGATCGAGCGGTACGCACGCGAGGAAGAGACCGTCGTCGTCCCCGGCAAAGTGCTGGGGTCCGGCGCACTACAAAAGAACGTCACCGTCGCCGCCGTCGACTTCTCGTCGTCGGCCGAGACGAAGATCGAACAGGTCGGCCAGTCGGTCTCGCTCGAGCAGTTGCTCGAGGAGAACCCCGACGGGTCGAACGTCCGGGTGATCGCCTGA
- a CDS encoding DNA-directed RNA polymerase subunit D, with amino-acid sequence MTETYDVEFVERDDRSARFLVRGLTPAFANGIRRAMVADVPTMAIDEVRFIENSSVMFDEQLALRLGLVPLTTPPEGEFVEDDTVTLSIDVEGPATAYSGDLVTSDDLVRPADENVPIIDLKDGQRLEAEADAVIDRGKDHAKHQGGVAVGYRHLQRVTVEDDLSEFEDEETQIVRGVIEDDGELVPTSEFGHDLSERYPGKQIRVEDVPGAFVFHVETDGSFDVEELVTRAVDSIDRRAAELEEAVQL; translated from the coding sequence ATGACTGAAACGTACGACGTCGAGTTCGTCGAACGCGACGACCGGAGCGCGCGCTTTCTCGTCCGTGGCCTGACGCCCGCATTCGCCAACGGCATCCGCCGAGCGATGGTCGCGGACGTGCCCACGATGGCGATCGACGAGGTCCGTTTCATCGAGAACTCGTCGGTGATGTTCGACGAGCAACTCGCGCTTCGACTGGGACTCGTCCCGTTGACGACGCCCCCGGAAGGCGAGTTCGTCGAGGACGACACCGTCACCCTCTCGATCGACGTCGAAGGACCGGCGACCGCCTACTCGGGCGACCTGGTCACGAGCGACGACCTCGTTCGACCCGCCGACGAGAACGTCCCGATCATCGATCTCAAGGACGGACAGCGCCTCGAGGCCGAGGCCGACGCCGTGATCGATCGCGGCAAGGACCACGCCAAACACCAGGGCGGCGTGGCTGTCGGTTACCGGCACTTACAGCGCGTAACTGTCGAGGACGACCTCTCCGAGTTCGAAGACGAGGAGACCCAGATCGTCCGTGGCGTGATCGAAGACGACGGCGAACTCGTTCCCACGAGCGAGTTCGGCCACGACCTCTCCGAGCGCTATCCTGGCAAGCAGATTCGCGTCGAGGACGTGCCCGGCGCGTTCGTCTTCCACGTCGAGACCGACGGCTCGTTCGACGTCGAGGAACTCGTCACGCGCGCGGTCGATTCCATCGACCGCCGCGCTGCCGAACTCGAGGAAGCCGTTCAGCTGTAG
- a CDS encoding 30S ribosomal protein S11 — protein sequence MADDDKWGIAHVHASFNNTVMTVTDLTGAETIAKSSGGTAVKQNRDEASPYAAMQMAESIADEIKAAGITGLHVRVRGPGGNLQKSPGPGAQATIRALARAGLEIGRIEDVTPIPHDGSRAPKGKGGY from the coding sequence ATGGCAGACGACGATAAATGGGGCATTGCCCACGTACACGCATCGTTCAACAACACCGTCATGACCGTGACCGACCTCACGGGTGCGGAGACGATCGCGAAGTCCTCCGGCGGGACGGCGGTCAAACAGAACCGCGACGAGGCATCGCCGTACGCGGCCATGCAGATGGCCGAGTCCATCGCCGACGAGATCAAGGCGGCCGGCATCACCGGCCTCCACGTTCGCGTTCGCGGTCCTGGTGGCAACTTACAGAAGTCCCCCGGACCGGGCGCCCAGGCGACGATTCGCGCGCTCGCCCGTGCAGGGCTCGAGATCGGCCGCATCGAAGACGTCACGCCGATCCCCCACGACGGATCGCGCGCACCCAAAGGCAAGGGCGGCTACTAG
- a CDS encoding 30S ribosomal protein S4 translates to MPLGSNTKQYETPNHPYQGERISNEHALLDRYGLKNKEELWRAQSELRSYRREARDLLAQPQDEATVINRTEEFLGRLKRVGILNEGDELGSVLSLEIEDVLERRLQTVAYRKGLAQTPQQARQFITHGHIVLDGQRQRIPSYVVDVDEEDLVEFDENSPIADELHPARAEGQ, encoded by the coding sequence ATGCCGCTGGGATCCAACACCAAACAGTACGAGACGCCGAATCACCCCTACCAGGGCGAGCGCATCTCGAACGAGCACGCACTGCTCGACCGCTACGGCCTGAAGAACAAAGAAGAACTCTGGCGAGCCCAGTCCGAACTTCGCTCGTACCGACGCGAGGCCCGTGACCTGCTCGCCCAACCACAGGACGAAGCGACCGTCATCAACCGGACCGAGGAGTTCCTTGGACGCCTCAAGCGCGTCGGCATCCTCAACGAAGGCGACGAACTCGGCTCCGTCCTGAGTCTCGAAATCGAGGACGTCCTCGAGCGCCGTCTCCAGACGGTCGCCTACCGCAAGGGACTGGCCCAGACGCCACAGCAGGCGCGCCAGTTCATCACCCACGGGCACATCGTCCTGGACGGCCAGCGCCAGCGGATTCCGTCGTACGTTGTCGACGTCGACGAGGAGGACCTGGTCGAGTTCGACGAGAACAGTCCGATTGCGGACGAACTCCACCCGGCACGAGCGGAGGGTCAATAA
- a CDS encoding 30S ribosomal protein S13 — MSEEEPQEQEEDELQYFVRIGQTDLDGTKSVERSLAEMNGIGRRAARIIAEEAGVDRTATFGALDQETIDEVVTHVENYAEDVPEWLTNRQKDFYTGESTHEIGNDLQLTRQHDINRMKMIDSYRGVRHKRGQKVRGQRTKSTGRTEGTIGVNVEEIREEQAEEAAAEAEDDE, encoded by the coding sequence ATGAGTGAGGAAGAACCGCAAGAACAGGAGGAAGACGAGCTTCAGTACTTCGTCCGGATCGGGCAGACCGACCTCGACGGGACGAAGTCCGTCGAACGCTCGCTCGCCGAGATGAACGGGATCGGCCGACGTGCCGCCCGGATCATCGCGGAGGAAGCCGGCGTCGACCGTACGGCGACGTTCGGTGCCCTCGATCAAGAGACGATCGACGAAGTCGTCACGCACGTAGAGAACTACGCCGAGGACGTCCCAGAGTGGCTCACCAACCGCCAGAAGGACTTCTACACCGGCGAATCGACCCACGAGATCGGAAACGATCTCCAGTTGACCCGTCAACACGACATCAACCGCATGAAGATGATCGACTCCTACCGGGGAGTCCGTCACAAGCGCGGCCAGAAGGTCCGCGGCCAGCGGACGAAGTCCACCGGTCGTACGGAAGGGACCATCGGCGTCAACGTCGAAGAGATCCGCGAAGAACAGGCCGAGGAAGCCGCAGCGGAAGCGGAGGATGACGAATAA
- a CDS encoding DUF4129 domain-containing protein: MPSTETLLRLAVALLVIVAIGLVAATITTPIDPGSDGTGFGDGDGEGSGQGASEGEPYSDNRGDEPGTPPEFLQYLVYALLIMLALVVVWYLISNRRDLVKIGAATILITLILSTIVYLLLKYGEQPEFVTQNQTYNTSNNSSGGGGTSGTGSRETDVPLNFGPLLGVLALVATIFVGGLVLSKRGSSTGGTASVEEGQDGTNTERAAVAAAAGRAADRIADESSTGVDNEIYRAWREMTDLLEVDRPESMTPREFAAVAVDAGLERDHVEELTDLFEAVRYGHEDTTDEREERAVSILRAIESTYGETGPDTGRDEQGDGR; this comes from the coding sequence GTGCCTTCCACAGAAACGCTCTTGCGGCTGGCGGTTGCCCTCCTCGTGATCGTCGCGATCGGTCTCGTTGCCGCGACCATTACCACGCCCATCGATCCCGGGAGTGACGGAACCGGGTTCGGCGACGGCGACGGCGAAGGGTCAGGCCAGGGGGCAAGCGAGGGGGAGCCATACAGTGACAACAGGGGTGACGAGCCAGGGACGCCCCCCGAGTTCCTGCAGTATCTCGTGTACGCGTTACTAATCATGCTCGCCCTCGTGGTCGTGTGGTACCTAATTTCTAATCGTCGAGATCTCGTGAAAATTGGTGCCGCCACGATTCTGATCACGTTGATTCTGTCCACAATCGTCTATCTCCTCCTCAAGTACGGCGAGCAGCCGGAGTTCGTCACACAGAACCAGACGTATAACACGTCGAACAACAGTTCTGGTGGCGGAGGAACCTCAGGAACCGGCTCACGCGAGACGGACGTTCCGCTCAATTTCGGCCCCCTCCTCGGTGTGCTGGCCCTCGTCGCGACCATATTCGTCGGCGGACTGGTCTTGAGCAAACGTGGATCGTCCACGGGGGGTACCGCGTCCGTCGAGGAAGGCCAGGACGGCACGAACACGGAACGGGCGGCAGTCGCGGCTGCCGCCGGTCGTGCTGCGGACCGGATCGCCGACGAGTCCTCGACGGGCGTCGACAACGAGATCTACCGCGCCTGGCGTGAGATGACCGACCTCCTCGAGGTCGACCGTCCCGAGTCGATGACGCCCCGCGAGTTCGCTGCCGTCGCGGTGGACGCGGGCCTCGAGCGCGACCACGTCGAGGAACTCACGGACCTGTTCGAGGCCGTTCGCTACGGTCACGAGGACACGACCGACGAACGCGAGGAACGGGCGGTCTCGATCCTGCGAGCGATCGAGTCGACGTACGGCGAAACGGGCCCGGACACCGGCCGAGACGAGCAAGGTGACGGCCGATGA
- a CDS encoding DUF58 domain-containing protein, which yields MTRRLLLVVGVFVFLAGVLVLVGATRFDVGQSVIGLIGVLAILVALSGFSRRRTERDLTTTTDPEHRTTVPVPGKTLSSAIAQFRTDSYGFVSGSRRIVDGLREAAMAVLTRFDGLSTEDARDRIESGTWTADERVAAFLSPDLDPPKASLRNRLVAGLDRETTFRQNVRRTAASIAAIGYGGLGDQVLPDSIPQYDPEELEDVTPRTTQDSFVGRVERSVRETGYWTGVGGLALFAVGVGAVAQSPGAVLAGVVGVGYAGFAHLRDAPDPDLTLERTLSDDYPDPGEEVTVTVTITNDSGGFVPDLRFVDGIPAGLALESGSARLGTSLRPHDSVSLEYTVTARRGKHTFDPALALTRDLSRSSERESYLTAETETAIVAEPTLQALTTAVPLRPAAAAFSGQLTTADSGDGMQFHSVREYRRNDPLNRIDWNRHARSGELATLEFHEERAARVLVLIDARKASYLAHQPDAAHAIDQSVEAAGRIVASLLDDGDTVGLAALGPVNREANQRLNLRETCWIAPSSGQHHRIRLNEALASHGQFSTEPPREETQWRPQLRMIRRRLAAETQIVFLSPLCDAAAARIVRRLDARGHALTVISPDPTAERTTSQQLARVARRIRRFDLQRAGVPVIDWEPSETIDEAVARANAGGRR from the coding sequence ATGACCCGTCGGCTCCTGCTCGTCGTCGGCGTGTTCGTCTTCCTCGCCGGCGTGCTCGTTCTTGTCGGCGCGACCAGGTTCGACGTCGGCCAGAGCGTAATCGGTCTGATAGGCGTACTGGCGATCCTGGTCGCGCTGAGTGGATTCAGCCGTCGCCGCACCGAACGCGACCTGACGACGACGACCGACCCCGAACACCGGACGACCGTTCCCGTTCCCGGGAAAACGCTCTCGAGCGCCATCGCACAGTTTCGAACCGACTCCTACGGGTTCGTCTCCGGTTCGAGACGCATCGTCGACGGGCTCCGGGAGGCCGCGATGGCGGTCCTCACGCGGTTCGATGGGCTCTCGACGGAGGATGCACGCGACCGCATCGAGTCGGGTACCTGGACGGCCGACGAACGCGTCGCTGCGTTTCTCTCGCCGGATCTCGACCCTCCGAAGGCGTCCCTCCGGAATCGGCTCGTGGCGGGGCTCGATCGGGAGACGACCTTTCGACAGAACGTCCGGCGAACGGCGGCCTCGATCGCGGCGATCGGTTACGGCGGCCTCGGCGATCAGGTACTGCCCGACTCGATCCCGCAGTACGACCCGGAAGAACTGGAGGACGTCACCCCACGGACGACCCAGGACTCGTTCGTCGGCCGGGTCGAACGGTCAGTTCGCGAGACTGGGTACTGGACGGGCGTCGGCGGCCTCGCGCTCTTCGCCGTCGGCGTCGGGGCCGTCGCCCAGTCGCCGGGTGCCGTTCTCGCCGGCGTCGTCGGGGTCGGCTACGCCGGCTTCGCCCACCTTCGGGACGCCCCGGACCCCGACCTCACCCTCGAGCGCACGCTCAGCGACGACTACCCCGATCCGGGCGAGGAGGTGACGGTGACGGTGACGATCACCAACGACTCGGGCGGATTCGTCCCGGACCTCCGGTTCGTCGACGGGATTCCCGCGGGGCTCGCACTCGAGTCGGGTTCGGCACGGCTCGGGACGTCGCTTCGTCCCCACGACTCGGTGAGCCTCGAATACACCGTCACGGCTCGTCGCGGCAAACACACGTTCGACCCGGCGCTCGCGCTCACTCGCGACCTCTCACGCTCGAGCGAACGCGAATCGTATCTCACGGCCGAGACGGAGACGGCCATCGTCGCCGAACCGACGCTCCAGGCGCTCACGACCGCGGTCCCGCTCAGACCCGCCGCCGCGGCGTTTTCCGGTCAACTGACGACCGCCGACTCGGGAGATGGGATGCAGTTTCACTCGGTTCGTGAGTACCGGCGCAATGACCCGCTTAACCGGATCGACTGGAATCGTCACGCCCGGTCAGGCGAACTCGCGACCCTCGAGTTCCACGAGGAACGGGCCGCTCGGGTCCTCGTGTTGATCGACGCGCGGAAAGCCTCCTACCTCGCACACCAGCCCGACGCTGCCCACGCCATCGATCAGTCCGTCGAAGCGGCCGGTCGGATCGTCGCGTCGTTGCTCGACGACGGCGATACGGTCGGGCTGGCCGCGCTCGGCCCCGTCAACCGGGAAGCCAACCAGCGGCTCAACTTGCGCGAGACGTGCTGGATCGCTCCTTCGTCGGGACAGCACCATCGAATCCGGCTCAACGAGGCGCTCGCGTCCCACGGTCAGTTCTCGACGGAGCCGCCCCGCGAGGAAACCCAGTGGCGACCACAGCTGCGGATGATCCGTCGACGCCTCGCCGCCGAGACCCAGATCGTCTTCCTCAGTCCCCTGTGCGACGCCGCCGCGGCCCGGATCGTCCGCCGCCTGGACGCCAGGGGGCACGCCCTCACCGTCATCAGTCCGGATCCGACGGCCGAACGGACGACCAGCCAGCAACTTGCCCGGGTCGCTCGCCGAATCAGGCGGTTCGACCTCCAGCGCGCCGGCGTCCCCGTGATCGACTGGGAGCCATCAGAGACGATTGACGAGGCGGTCGCTCGAGCGAACGCGGGTGGTCGCCGATGA
- a CDS encoding DUF7519 family protein has translation MKELTRRPTRIASLGAALAAVIVVGATAVGSPAGAVLAVIGTVSLAAGLVWGITDATDAGAGLLFVAVVLSGLQGMPPEVTVVGAIAALVALDLGRSAVELGEQLGRETDTRRLEAVHVVSSLSVGLVAATLGYGVYVFGGGGQPAGGVVLLLLAVVFLVAALK, from the coding sequence ATGAAGGAGTTGACCAGGCGACCGACTCGGATCGCGAGTCTCGGGGCGGCTCTCGCCGCAGTGATCGTCGTCGGAGCAACCGCCGTTGGGTCGCCAGCTGGCGCGGTCCTCGCCGTTATCGGAACCGTCTCGCTCGCCGCGGGCCTGGTGTGGGGGATCACCGACGCGACCGACGCCGGCGCCGGCTTGTTGTTCGTCGCCGTCGTCCTCAGTGGGTTGCAAGGGATGCCCCCCGAAGTGACAGTCGTCGGTGCCATCGCCGCCCTCGTCGCCCTGGACCTCGGCCGGAGCGCCGTCGAACTCGGCGAGCAACTCGGCCGCGAAACCGACACTCGCCGCCTCGAGGCCGTCCACGTCGTTTCGAGTCTCTCGGTCGGGCTGGTCGCGGCGACGCTCGGGTACGGCGTGTACGTCTTCGGCGGCGGCGGACAACCCGCCGGAGGCGTCGTGTTGCTATTGCTCGCGGTCGTCTTCCTCGTGGCTGCGCTCAAGTAG
- the moaA gene encoding GTP 3',8-cyclase MoaA: MLTDDFGREVSGVRISLTDRCNFDCIYCHNEGLGDTRGPMDPRENEMGTDDVVRFLEVAAEFDVQAVKFTGGEPMLRDDLEEIIERTPDSMAVSLTTNGTFLPDRADALVEAGLERVNVSQDALDPEAFAAVTKSGAYDRVIEGVEAALEAGLDPVKLNMVVFEHTAGYVPQMVEHVADNDGLQLQLIEYMPELTGKPEWHVEIERVHDWLADQAETIEHREMHDRKRYWIGQDEGEGRGMVEIVDPVENPTFCANCHRVRVTHEGYLKGCLNRNDDLRPMGEMTKPEIREAFREVVANRVPYYGEYMVRNESGEWELNDEYIDVGA, encoded by the coding sequence ATGCTCACCGACGACTTCGGGCGCGAGGTTTCCGGGGTACGTATCTCGCTCACCGATCGGTGTAACTTCGACTGCATCTACTGTCACAACGAAGGACTGGGGGACACGCGGGGGCCAATGGACCCGCGAGAAAACGAGATGGGGACCGACGACGTCGTCCGCTTTCTCGAGGTCGCCGCCGAGTTCGACGTTCAGGCGGTCAAGTTCACCGGCGGCGAGCCAATGTTGCGAGACGACCTCGAAGAGATTATCGAGCGGACGCCCGACTCGATGGCCGTCTCGCTGACGACCAACGGCACATTCCTGCCCGACCGCGCGGACGCGCTCGTCGAGGCTGGACTCGAGCGGGTGAACGTCTCCCAGGACGCCCTCGATCCGGAGGCGTTCGCCGCGGTGACCAAGAGCGGGGCTTACGATCGGGTGATCGAGGGGGTCGAAGCGGCGCTCGAGGCTGGACTCGATCCGGTCAAACTCAACATGGTCGTGTTCGAGCACACCGCGGGGTACGTCCCGCAGATGGTCGAGCACGTGGCCGATAACGACGGCCTCCAGCTCCAGTTGATCGAGTACATGCCCGAATTGACCGGCAAGCCCGAATGGCACGTCGAGATCGAGCGCGTCCACGACTGGCTGGCCGACCAGGCCGAGACAATCGAACACCGCGAGATGCACGACCGGAAGCGCTACTGGATCGGCCAGGACGAGGGAGAGGGCCGCGGGATGGTCGAGATCGTTGACCCCGTCGAGAACCCGACGTTCTGTGCGAACTGCCACCGCGTCCGCGTCACCCACGAGGGCTACCTCAAGGGCTGCCTCAACCGCAACGACGACCTGCGTCCGATGGGTGAAATGACCAAACCCGAGATTCGCGAGGCGTTCCGCGAGGTCGTCGCCAATCGCGTGCCCTACTACGGCGAGTACATGGTCCGGAACGAGAGCGGGGAGTGGGAGCTCAACGACGAATACATCGACGTCGGGGCCTGA